From one Neovison vison isolate M4711 chromosome 1, ASM_NN_V1, whole genome shotgun sequence genomic stretch:
- the LOC122915506 gene encoding olfactory receptor 2T8-like, which produces MNIWNTTTNFVLLGLFNHTGAHLFLFVMILTIAFTSLAGNTLMLFLIHQDVQLHTPMYFLLSQLSLMDMMLVSTIVPKMAADYLTGQKSISPAGCGLQIFFFITLGGAECFLLASMSYDRYVAVCHPLRYPFLMSWQLCLRMTVGSWFLGAADGLMQAAATLSFPFCDAHEINHFFCEAPTLMRLACADTVLFEYVMYICCVLMLLVPFSLILISYSFILAAVLEKHSREAHKKAFATCSSHLCVVGLFYGAAIFIYMRPKSYRSANYDKIVSVFYTIFTPLLNPIIYCMRNSDVKGALRKCMDQCAALSHH; this is translated from the coding sequence ATGAACATTTGGAACACCACCACAAATTTCGTTCTCCTAGGACTCTTTAACCACACAGGAGCCCACCTATTTCTTTTTGTGATGATTCTGACAATCGCCTTTACCTCTCTAGCAGGCAATACCCTCATGCTCTTCCTGATTCACCAGGATGTCCAGctccacacacccatgtacttcCTCCTGAGCCAACTCTCCCTTATGGACATGATGCTGGTCTCCACCATAGTTCCCAAAATGGCAGCTGACTACTTGACTGGCCAGAAGTCCATCTCACCTGCTGGATGTGGGTTGCAGATCTTCTTCTTCATCACATTGGGAGGGGCTGAGTGCTTCCTCTTAGCATCCATgtcctatgaccgctatgtggctgTTTGCCACCCACTGAGATACCCCTTTCTCATGAGCTGGCAATTATGCCTGAGAATGACTGTGGGGTCTTGGTTCCTGGGGGCAGCTGATGGGCTCATGCAGGCTGCTGCTACCCTGAGTTTTCCATTCTGTGATGCACATGAGATAAATCATTTCTTCTGTGAAGCCCCTACTCTAATGCGTTTGGCTTGTGCTGACACAGTTCTTTTTGAGTATGTGATGTACATCTGCTGTGTACTAATGCTTCTGGTCCCGTTTTCTCTTATCCTGATTTCCTATAGTTTCATCCTTGCTGCAGTTCTTGAAAAGCATTCTAGAGAAGCCCACAAGAAGGCTTTTGCTACCTGTTCCTCACATCTCTGTGTAGTGGGACTGTTTTATGGAGCTGCTATTTTTATCTACATGAGACCTAAATCCTACAGGTCAGCTAATTACGATAAAATAGTGTCAGTGTTCTATACTATATTTACTCCTTTGTTAAACCCTATCATATACTGTATGAGGAACAGTGATGTTAAGGGAGCCCTGAGAAAGTGTATGGATCAGTGTGCTGCCTTAAGTCATCACTAA